In Micromonospora ferruginea, the sequence CCACGACCCGGGTGCTTCTCGGCAAGCGGTACCGCACGGCGGGCGAGGGGCAGTGGGCCCTCCCCGGTGGGCATGTCGAATGGAACGAATCCCCGGTTGAGACCGCGCGGCGAGAGCTTCTTGAGGAGACTGGCCTGCTCGGACAGGCCGCGCTCATCGGGCCGACGTTCTTCACCTATGGCACCGAGATTCCCTACGCCCATGTGCCCGTGTTGTTCGACTCGACACTTGGCACGCCCAGGATCATTCCTGACGAGCGGTTTTCGGCGCTCGACTACTTCGCGCTCGATGCGTTGCCGAGGCCGCTGTTCGAACCATCCAGGCTCGCCCTCAGCGGTATTGCGACGACACCAATCAACGCGCAGTTCGGCGGGAGCACCGGCGCCTCTGTCCTGAAGGTCGACATGGCGCTGCTCGATCCGGGCCACCACCGCAACCGTGCCTACACCGCATTGCTGCTCTGCGACCAGGCACAGAGCACCGTCGCTTCGACGTGGGGTGACCGCCAGCAGCGGGCTCGTCCGTCACAGCGGTCAAGCTTTCCGACTATCGACCAGGGCATCAAGAAGTTCGAGCAGCTCATCCGGAGGAAGCTGCGGCAGAACTACTACGTTACCGGCGTTGGCGGCGACCTGCCGGTCGACCGGATACTGGGTCTGCTGTCCAACGGCGACGACCTTCAGGTGGTCAGCAAGGCTCTGCTGCGACGCCTCGTTCGGGACGACGAGTTCCGGCGACTCTTCATGCAGGACACGCACCTGTACACGCCTGGCGTTGGGCACCCCATCGACCTGCACGACACCAAGCAGGAAGCCCTGTTCGAGCTGTGACCGACAGACCTGCCGGTACAGTCGGCTGACGCGAACAACTCACGTGCCTCGACGGCACGGTCCGCTGTCGTCGGAGCCGTACCAGAAACCGCTGTGGTCTGCCCTCGGCCCGGCGGACACGATCGGTATCGCCGCCCACCCGGTGGCGGCCCGGCCACGGTCGTAGTCGCGGTGGTCTTCGTGGAGCTTCTCGTGGACGTGCAGCCACTGGTCGCGAGCGCGACGACCATGACGGCGGCGGTGGGGCGGAGCAGGATTCGAATAGGCGCGACAGCTCCTTCGCGCGCCGCCGGTGGGGCTCGGGGCGACTGGAGCTCATGTCAGGTCCGCCCGGCCACTGGGCTACTCCGTCTACCGCGCGCGCGTTTCGGTGGTGCGCGATCGTGGGTAGATTGGGCTGCCTCTGGGGTGGCCAGGTGGGGGATCTCGTCAGGTCCCCCGGTCCTGGGTGGCGCCGAGCGGGCAAGGGGCCTTCGGATGAAGATCATTGCGTTGTCCTGCACGCAGAGGCGGCTGCCGTCGCTGACCGACGCGCTGCTCGAGGCGGCGATCTCCGGTGTCGTCCGGGAGGTCGATGACGCGGAGATTCAGCGGATCCGGCTGATCGACCATCGCATCGCGATGTGCGAGGGCGAGGACACCTGCCTCGATCCCGAGGTGGGCCGGTGCACGATCGACGACGACTTCGCGCGCGTCGTCGACCTGGCCGAGGGTGCGCAGGCGATGCTGCTCGCCATGCCGGTGTACGCGGGGAACGTGCCCGCGGTGCTGAAGATCTTCCAAGAACGCTTGAAGAGCTTCATGAACGCCACGCAACGCCCGTTCGGCGACCTGCTGGTGGGGACGATCGTGCATTCGCGGACGATGCTGACCGAGCCCGCTCTCGGATCGTTGTTCCCGTGGTATCTGCGGCTACGGAACAAGAACGTGGCGTCGGCGTGCGTCACCCAGAACGTCCATCCGGACCTGACCCGTACCGCCGCGGTCGACCTGTGTGTGGCCGTGGGGCGGCAACTGGGCATGACGCTCGACGTCAGCCGGTCACCGGCCGTCGAACGGGCGACACTGCCGTTGGTTCAACCATCGGCTCGCCCGCGGTGCGGTGACCCGGCCGCGTCCGCTCCTGGCGCGTGAGGAGATTCCGCGCGCCAGGTGCATCCGTCGCCTGCCTGTTCGCACGAGACCGTGACGTCCGGTTCCACGTAGCGGGCGGCGATGGCGGTGTTGAGTTCCTGGCAGTACGGGCACGGTGACGAGAACGTCAGTGTGACGCCGGCGCGGGCGGCCCGTCTGCGGTAGCGGAGGATCCCACAGTCGGCGTTGCGCAGGACGGTGCCCGAGGGCTGCGACTCACTGGTCACTGCCGAGTCGTACAGCAACAACTGACGCTCCAGTCGGGTCATGAAGTGATCGGTGGCGGACATGTCGGCGGGCTGTTGCGCTCGCAGCAGCGTCGCGGTGATGCGGGAGTTCGCCGCGATCCACGCGGCGAGCCCCGCTTCGCCGTGCTCGCCCAGGACGAACTCCTCCGCAGCGGCCTGGGCCTCGAAGAACCGTTGGCGCCACAGGTCGACCTTCTCGGCCGGGTCGAGGGGACTCGTGTCACCGGCCACGGTCCGCGTCCCTTCCGGTGGCGTCGTCGAGCTCGGCGAAGACCTCCTGGGCGACGCGCAGCCCGTTGTTGGCGACCGGCCAGCCACCGTAGTAGGCGAGTTGGATGATGACTTCGACGATCTTCTCCCGCGACATCCCGAGGTGCAGGGCCGCGCCGATGTGGCCGCGCAACTCCCAATCGGTGCGCGCCAGCGTGACCGCGGCCAGTGCGACCAGCTCACGCTCCTCGACGCTCAGGTGCGGGCGGCTCCAGATCTCACCGAACAGGTGGTCGACGGTGATCTGCAGGAACTCCGGGTAGGAACCCGGGCGCGGTTCACGGCCGAAGACCTGCCGGAACATGGCCTCACCCCGCTCACGTCGGGCAGAGGGCTGATCCATCGCTCAACTCCTTCGGGTTGGTCGAACACTTGTCAACGTCCATGACGCCGTGAAGGCGACGACCAGCAGCGCGGCGCCGCTGCCGAAGGCGGCCGGAACACCCGCCCGCTCGGCGATGAGCCCGACGACGACCGGTCCGACGACGGCGCCGACATCGGTGCACATCGAGAAGACGGCGACGCCACTGCCGGCCCGGCCGGCGACGACGTCACCGATCAGCGCGGCCGGCGCGGCGTTGAGCAGCGCTGATCCCGCCGCGTACACACAGAGCAGGACGACGAGCCAGGCGTACCTGTCCACGAACGCCAAGCTGCCGATCGCCGCCGCGGCCACACCGGTGCCGGTGATCATGGCGGGCCGGCGTCCGGCCCGATCGACGATCCGGCCGGCCGGCACGATCAGCAGTGCCTGGACGACAGCGGATGTCGTGAACGCCCAGCCGACCCACGTCACGTCATGTCGCCACGCCATCACCACCGTGGGGACCAGTGCGCTGCGCAGTCCGAACAGGACCCATCCCTGCGCCGACGCGGCGAGGCAGGCGACCAGGTAGCGTCGATCCCGCAGCAGGACCGGTAGCCGGACCACGTCCCGGCGAGGCTCCGCGCCGGCGGTTCGGCCGGTGCGCAGCACCGCCTGTGCCAGCGCCGCGGCGGCGAGCAACAGCACGGCGTACGCCACGAACGGCGCGGGCAGGGCGATGAGCGCGAGCAGTCCGCCCAGTGCTGGTCCGCAGATCCCGCCGAGCAGGAAGCCGGCTTCGAACACGGCGCCGGCCCGGCCCCGCTGGCCGGCCGGCGCGATCGCCAGGAGTGTCGCCAGCGCGGACACCGAGAACAGCACCGAGCCGACGCCGCCGAGGCTGCGGAACACGAGCAACTGCCCGTAGGACCCGGCGAACGCCGTCAGGGCCGAGGAGACCGCACACAGCAGCAGGCCGGCGACGAGGACCCGCCGCTCCCCGAAGCGTGCTCCGAGCGGGCCGCAGAACGGACTGGCGGCGAGCCGCATCAACGCGAACAGGGCGACGAGCGCGCCGATCTGGGTGGGCCCGGCCCCGAACGTCGCCGCGTACACCGGGAGCACCGGGAGCACCAGTCCCAGGCCCAGCATGACGCAGCCACCGACGACACTGAGGACGTAGACCTCGCGCGGGAGGCTCGGCTGGGCGGCGGCGACGGGTGGGACGCTGCCGGTGTCGGCCGCCGTCACTGTCCGGTCACAGGATGATGCTGAGCTTCGCGTGCTCGTACAGTGTCTCGTGGTCGAGCACCACGACCCGTCTCCGGACCCGGAACGACTCGCCCTCGACGACGAGTTGGAACCGGTACTTTCCGACGTAGGCGTCAGAGCGTCCGTGCCCGAACCGGTACGCGACGACATTCGCCGCCACGTCGAGGTGCGTGCCCCGATCGGCCAGGATCTCCACGTTGCTGATCATCCGATTCGTTCGTGACCGTGGGCTCTCGCACCACACCTCACCGTTGAGGAGTTGTTCGACCCGCTGACGTAGCCGGGCGGCGTCGTCGTCGATGAGCCCGAGCGCGTCGGCCGGCTCGCCGCGGACGTCGGTGGCCGGGACCGAGTAGCGGATGTCGTCGGTCAGCATCTCGTCGTACCACTCGAGCAGGCGCCATTCGTCGAGCAACCGCGCCTCCCGGAACAGGAACTGGCTCACCCGGTGCCACAACCGCACCTGGATCGCGTCGTCGACCGTCAGTTCGATGGTCATCGCGGGTCCGCCCCGTACATCAGCCGGTCCCACTGCCGCCAGAACTCCCGGGCGGGAAGCTCGTCGGTCGTCTCCGGAACCTTCTTGTTCATGCCGCGTGACAGATCCGAGTAGCGGACCGTGCGGTTGAGGTAGCCCCGCTGACACGACTCGACGATCTCGATGTCGTCGGGGGTGGCGAAGCCGGCGGGGCCGAGGAAGGTCAGGTAGTGGCTCTTGCGGAGTGCCCGGATGTCCGGATCCTCGTCACGGGGGGCCAGGGCGACCGAGGTGATGGCCATCTGACCGGCGCCGACCGGGTCGATCTTGCGGATCGTGATGGCGATCGCGTCGATGATCATCAGGTTGGGGAAGATCAGCACGGCCCGGTTGGTGCCGGTGATCCGCCCGGCGCGCTCGGCGCCGAACCGGTCGACGAACCGTGCGGCCGTCGCCTCGATCCGCGGCCGGACCTCGGCGCCGAACATCGGCGTCCAGTAGGCGAGCGGCCGGGCCGCCGCCGGGGGCAGCTCGTTGGCGCCGTGCCCCAGCCCGAGGGCGCAGCCGAAGCCGCCTCGTCGTCGTGGTGGCACCGACCCCAGCGACTCCATGTAGCCGACGTACCGCTTGTGCAGGGCTCGGAAGTGGTAGATGTCGACGCTGTTCTCCATCATGAGCTTCCAGTTGGCCCGAGCCCCGTGGAGTTGCGCGCCCTGGATCACCTCCATGCCGACCTCCGACTGGTCGTCGATCAGATCGAGGTACTCCGTCGCACCCGCCAGGTACTCGGTCAGGGTGCGCGGCTGCGCCGGGTCGAAGGTGACGAACACGAAACCGCGGTAGGTGTCACTGCGGTGCCGCGCCAGGTCGAAGTCCGCCCTCCGGAAGCCCGGCCCGTACCCGTCCGGGATCGGGACCCCGACCAGGTCGCCCTGGTTGGAGAACGTCCAGTCGTGGTACGGGCACCGGAACGACCTGGCCCGTCCGGTCGGCTGCGAGCAGAGCAGAGCCCCGCGGTGGGTGCAGCTGTTCGCGAACACCCGGATCACGCCGTCGGACCCGCGCGTCATGAGCACCGGACGCCCGCCGACGTCGCGTGCCACGTAGGAGCCCGGTCCGGGCACCTCCGACTCGTGTCCGACGTACAACCAGCAACGATCGAAGATCCTGGTCATCTCCCGGGCGGCCAACTCCTCGTCGGTGTAGGCGCGGCGATCCACCCGGAACGAGAGGCGCTCAAGATCTTCGATCACGATCGGGTCGCGCACCGGCCGCCGCAGCTCGATGGTCACAGCTCCCCCTTCCGCGGTAGCGCCTCGACCGTGCCGATGACCAACTCGGCCGTGCGCGCGGCGGAATCGCCGCACTCCGGCTGAGCGGCGCGTAGCCGGGCCCGGTAGTCCCGTGCGGGATCGAGCAGATCGGTGACGGCGGCGGCGACCGCCTGCTCGGTGACGCCGGCCGGCTCCAACGCCGCCCCGAAGCCCGCGCTACCCACGAAGTGCGCCTGGATCGGCTGATCCACAGCCAGCGGGATCACCAGCATCGGTGTCGCCGCCCGGATCGACTCCGCCACGGAGTTGTAGCCGCCGTGGGTGACGAACACGTCGGCGCGCTCGAGCACCTCACGCTGCGGCAGGTACGGGGCGGTGAGCACGTCGTCGGGCAGCGCGAGTTCCTCGGCGAGATCTCCTACCGAGGCGACCACCTGTGCGCCGGTCGCCGCGGCCCCGATGATCACCGTGCGCAGCAGGTCCGGCCGACGGTAGAAGATCGTGCCGAAGGAGACGTACACCACCGGCCGGTCGGGGGCGAGTCGATCCAGGCCGGAGAAGGTTACCTCGTCGCCGCGGGTGCCCGCCGCACCAGGCAACCCCACCAGCCGCACACCGTCGTCGGTGACCGCGTCGTCCCCGACGAGAGCGGGGATCGTCGGCATCACGTTGAGAATCGGCGAACGCGCCGAATGAGTCCGGGTCGACCACAACACTCCGTGCCTGGTCAGATAGTCGCCGACCTGCTCGTCGTACGGCCAGCGACCTCGTCGATGCTCGCTCGGGCACACCCCACCGAGGTTGGCCCAGCTCATCCCGTACGGCACGCCGGACGCCTGCGCGCCGACCATGGCCGAGGCCGTGACCGGCAGCGAATCGACGAGCACGAAGTCCGGTGCCGTCGCGCGGAGCACGTCAGCCGTCCGGTCCGCCACCGGCGACGACTGGAGCATCGGGCCGATCTTCGCCGGGTCGCCGCTCCACGGGGCCATCTCGACCTGCCCGACCGCGTGGACCTCGGTCTCGCCCAGTGCCTGGCGGCGCCGCTCGTCGAGCGCGCCACCGTCCGCGGACAGCAGCAGCAGCGCAACCTCACTGCCTGCGGCTCGGAGCGCGTTGACCACCGGAACATACGGGTTCAGGTGACCATGCTGAGTCGTGGTGAGGAGGGCGACGCGCATCAGTTCTCCGATCCGTCGAGAGAAGACGTGGTGCTGTCACGAGGCTTTACGCATTCCCTGACATCACTGCAAGGCATCGACTTGCGCCACTTGAAAAACCTTGAGCCGTCAGCCCCAGGGAGTTTCGCAAAGCCTGCCGGGATGTGCACTCGATGTCAACGCCTCGCAACTGTCGGAGAGCGGTTCGGGGTTTAGGTGCGGGCTGGACCGCAGTCCGACCCGCTCGGGGTGATAGGGGTGGAATCTCCCAGATACGGTCGGTGGCCGTGGCGCCGAGAGCGTGGCAACAGTGCTCGCAGGCGTCGGCTCAACCAGATCGGAGCCGTTCCGGCATGACGCGACAGAATAGGTGGGGAACTGGGAGGTCAGGGTTCTCGATTCGAATCCGGCCGGCTATTTCCAGCCTCGGCGCCTCTTCGTCGTGCGGTTCATTCTGCCGAACGAGTGACGCGCCGGACAGCACCTTCGGCGCGGTGTCCCGCCGGGCGGGGAGGAAGCGTTCCGGGCCGCCACCCCGCGGCTCCCTCAAGTAGAGTGACGTCTGTCAATGCCCGGCTGCGCCGCCGCGGTGCGGTGCCGCCCCTTGCGGGCAACCATCAGGTTCGATACACAATGGGCGGAACACCGAGCGCGCCGCGGTGACGACCGAGCGTGATCCGCCGAGACCGATGGAGGCACGTCCATGGCGTTGACCCCGGCGGCCGGGGCTGGTGGTGACTCGCCCGTGTCCTCGGTGCCGATCCACGCGGCGAGGCCGCTGAACGCCGAGGTCGAGTGGGACGATTTCGACCCGCAGGCCTACGTCCGGCACAACTACGCGGACCTGCGCCCCGACGATCGGGAACTGCTCCGCCGCACCCGGGACTTCTTCGGCGGGGCGACGCTGGCCGACGCGCGCTGTGTCGACGTCGGGTCGGGTGCCAACCTCTATCCGGCCCTGACGCTCCTGCCGTTCGCACACACCGTCGACCTTTGTGAATGGTCGGTGTCGAATGTGCGTTGGCTGCGCCGCCAGGTCGACGGCTACGACGAGCTCTGGGACCCGTACTGGCAGGTCTGCGCCGAGCATCCGGCGTACGCGGCGCTGCCCGATCCGCGGCGGCGTCTGGCACAGGTCGGCCGGGTCCGGCGGGCCAGCGTCTTCGACCTGCCGCGGGCCACCTGGGACGCGGGCACGATGTTCTTCGTGGCCTGCTCCATCTCGGCCGAGCGGGCGGAGGCCGAGGACGCCGTCGGCTGCTTCCTCGGGGCGCTGCGCCCCGGCTCGCCCTTCGCGGTGGCGGTCATGCTCGGGTCCGCCGGCTACCACGTCGGCCCACGTCCGTTCCCCGCCGTGGCGCTGCAACGCGCCGAGGTGGTGGCCGCCATCGCGGCCGGCGCGTACGACGTGAGCGTCCACGAGGAGCGCCCCCGACCGCCGCTGCGGGACGGATACCTGAGCATGATGCTGGTCACCGGGCGCGTCCGCGGATAGTGCCGGCGCGCGTCCGTCCGGCCCGCCGACACGCGGCCGGCGGCGAGTCTCCGGCGGCACTCGACCGGCCCGTTACCATGGCACTGCACATCGGCGCCGGTCATCGTGGATCATCGTGCGCACGGCAACACCAGCGGTTCCGAGTCGGCGACTACATGCAGACGGCGGTGGATCATGCGGATACAGCCGCGTCAGGAGATCCTCGACATCTGGCGGGCCACGGTGCGCAGTTGTTGGGACGGCGGCGAGTGGCACTGGGGCGGCCGCAGCGGTAGCAACTCCATCAGCGACGCCGAGCAACTACTGGTCCTGCTCCTGCCCGCGGCCAAGGTCCCCGTGCTGTCGCTCGACGACCCGGACCGCGCCGACGACGAGGTGATCGAGGCCCTCAGCCCGATCGGCGGCGCGATCGAGATTCCCCGCCGGCTGGTCGGCGTCATGGTCGACTACTTCAGACGGTACGCCGCCGAGGACGGCACGCCCATCTTCAGCGGCGGCAGCTACCTCAACCCGGGCGAGGGCGGCCCGGAGCTCACCGACGAGCAACGGTCCCTCGACATCGTCGACTCGTTCGCCGTCTCCGTCACTCTCACCCTGGCGACAATCGGTTTCGTCAAGGTCTACCGCCGGGCCACCCAGCGACGGGAACTGCTCGCGCAACTGGACGACCTGGAGGCGATGGCCGGCGTCCGGCTCACCGCCGCCATGGTGGGCCTGTTGCGCAGCTTCAGCACCTTCGTCTTCACGTCCACCGACGAGTACGGCCGCCGGCTGTGCGACATGGTCAACCAGGACGAGTTACCGCGCCGCGAACTCGTGGCGGCGCTGCGCGAACAGTTGCGGGACACCATGGCCAGCCTGCGCAGCGTGGTGATCGGGTCGGGGCGGGTCACCGAGGACCTGGACAACAGCGAGATGCTCTTCGAGTGCGGTTGGTCGTGGGGCACCATCGCCGGGGCCGAGGAGGTCCCGACCAGCGAGCCGATCGGCCGGCAACGTGAGGGCTCGGCGGAGAACGCCCCCTACCTCTACTTCACGGTCATCGCGATGGACGCCATCGAAGACCTCAACTCCGAGCGGACCCGCCTGCTCGGCCTGCTCAACGAGGAACAGCAGCGGCTGTCGCGGGCGCTGCAACTGCGCTGGGAACTGACCCGGACCTACTGGGCGACGGTGGCGACCTTCGGTAACCGGCGGCGCTGGCCCATCGAGGACATCCCGTGGCGCACGACCGACGGCGACCGTACCGACTACTACACCCTCCAGGCGACGTCGTTGGCGGTCAAGGGACTGCTCGCCGTCGGCCGCGGCGGCGACGAGGAACTCGGGCGCATCGCCGCGGTGCTCGTGGAGCTGGCGCAGCGGGCCCGCGTCACCCGACGTGCGTCGCCCGGCGAGTTGGCGTTGCTCGTGCACGCGCCGGGCAAGCGGGTCGTCCTCAACGACGACACGTCCAAGCCGATCATGACGTGGAACGTGAACGAGTTCTCCACCGTCCTGCTCCAGCGGGCGATCACCGTCGCCGGCCTGCTGAGCAACGCCCGGCGGCGCAGTGAGTTGCTCGAGTTGGCTGACGAGGTGTGGGAGCACCTGCTGCTGCGCCGCGTTCCCGACGGCCGGCACCGAGGGCTGTGGGACCACGCCGGCGGTGCCTTCCCGGGGCTGGCGCCCCGACCGGACGCCCCCTCCTGGTACCTGACCGAGCGGGTGGTGCACGCGCTCGTCAACGCCGGTCAACTGCTCTGGGAGCGGCCCTTCCCCCGGGCCGCCGGCCTGGCCGCGTACGCGCAGGATCTGATCGACGAGGCGGAATACCTGTTCGACCGCGAGCTGATGCGGGGCACGTTCGCCGGTGAGGCGATGCAACGCAGCATGCGCAGCATCCGGGCCAGCCTGCGCCGGGCGCAACTGCTGGTGGACGAACGCCCGGGCACCGCCGCCGCCCTGGCGAACACGCTGCTGCTCCTGCTCAACGACGTCACCACCGGGCAGCAGAAAGCCAGCGAGGGGATCTGATGCTGGTCTTCGTCACGTCGCACAAGGGTGGCACCGGGCGGTCGGTGACCGCCGCGAACATCGCCTATCGCAGCGCCCTGTCCGGTCGCCCCACCTGCTACCTGGACTTCGACTTCGGCTCGCCGACGGCCGGCATCACGTTCCAGATCCCGCACGCCGTCAACGGGGTGGAGGGCGCGGGGCCGAACGGCGGCGGCCTGCACCGCTACCTGCGTGGCGAGATCCCCTTTCCGGAACAGTTGGACGTCTGGGGCGCCTCGGAGCGGTCCAGCCTGCGTCAGCGGCCCATCGGTTCGGGGCCGCTGGTGCTCCTGCCCGGCCAGCGCAACGGCAGCGAGTTCGGCTTCACCAACGACATCGCCAAGCGCTGCGCCGAACTCTTCCTCCGGCTGGAGGAGGAGTTCGATCTGACGCTGGTCGACCTCAGTGCCGGCCGTTCGTACGCCAGCCAGATCGCGTTGGCCGCCACCGCCACCCCCACCCTGCGCAAGGTGACGGCGCGCTGGTTGGTCTTCCACCGCTGGACTCCCCAGCACGTCACCGCGGCGGCCGATCTCGCCTTCGAGGCGGGCGGCATCCTCGCCATGGGCAAGGAGTACGGACACGAGCCGGAGCGGCTGAGGGAGTCGCTGCGCTTCATCCGTACGGCGGTGATCGACTCCCGTGGCCCCGAGGTCGGCCACCTCGACCTCGCACAGCAGGCGTTCCTGCGCAAGTGCGACACGGAACTGTCGGAACTGGCCCGTCGCCGGGGCGTCGGGCGTACGACACTGCTCGGCGCGGTGCCGTTGGACCCGCTGCTGCAGTGGCGGGAACAGCTCATCTCGGACCACGACGTACAGGCCAAGATCGCGAATGTGAAGACGGTGGACGCCATCGTGGATCTGACCGAGAAGCTCTTCGACGAGACCGCATGGGAGACCGTGTGATCGACGTGGATGTCAGGTTCCAGGAGGCAGCTGCGGTGCGTCGGACAGAGAGCGTGGCGTACTCACATCTGTCGGTCGAGTTGGGGCACTTCTACGCGGAGGACTTCGGCGCCGGCTGCCAGGAACTGCGGCGTAGGTTCGCGCGCATCGCCGACTGGTCGGCGGCGATCCCGGCCCTGGCCGGCCGGGGGCTACCGGCGCACCGGCAGCCTCGAATCAGCACCTGTTTCATGGTGGACGACTACTTCCACCGGTTCGGCTCGCCGCGTGAGGTGATTCCCCAGGTGCAGGGCGCCGCGGCGGACCTGGGCCTGGTGGTGGACTATGTGGCCCGGGAGTCCAGCTTCGCCCGCCACGACGGCGTCGAGCTGGCCCAGATGGTGGTCGACAGCCTCGTGGTGGAACCACCCCGGCACACCACCGGGAGCCGGCCTCCGCTCAGTGAGTCCGGTTGGCTGTCCAACGGGATGCGCTCACCCGGGCACGTGGACGCGCCGGCGATGACCCTGCCCCGTCCCTGGTCGCCGCCGGTGCAGTCCGGCGACCCACGGCACTCCATCTTCGTCGACGTCGAGTTGTGGTCGGACGAACCCGCCACTCGGG encodes:
- a CDS encoding SCO2522 family protein, whose product is MGDRVIDVDVRFQEAAAVRRTESVAYSHLSVELGHFYAEDFGAGCQELRRRFARIADWSAAIPALAGRGLPAHRQPRISTCFMVDDYFHRFGSPREVIPQVQGAAADLGLVVDYVARESSFARHDGVELAQMVVDSLVVEPPRHTTGSRPPLSESGWLSNGMRSPGHVDAPAMTLPRPWSPPVQSGDPRHSIFVDVELWSDEPATRVWACALLASVWQMTRLGVLRRSGQTLMQPSRLAGELPADWDELPAVVQLNPTAAPFCAYRTLTLMDTQYLPVELAVRTILGQVAVPPAVAQQVAQRAGGEGLHLPSELVDRLSYVFIGG